The Argopecten irradians isolate NY chromosome 4, Ai_NY, whole genome shotgun sequence genome has a window encoding:
- the LOC138321407 gene encoding uncharacterized protein, with protein sequence MSDPLISSQLNDVLDSYGLSKIFIEYRRIVAACVCVDISESGIFDDILMVVVGSKRDGLCSYHDTASDFDILAILPEALFDEANMNSAKHFVSTSNNLENSVFILETGSHHGYKYLNCLSNDKNKDQFTMLRGCTYLLNTATQAILNPESSAFENHGPALSKIFSNEDESLQLEADFVMGLHCPSLPKDFDEWCNRKRNYNWPPSWIIEATKKYGCFVVGIGHPNSDTHAIEWRLSLSKTEFLLTRSFNHVQMKCYALMKLVMKWIIHPQMKEPLSSYHVKTVMFWLSEEKERQFWRPENLAYCFMSSFGKLKMFVENKKCPNYFITDVNLLEGKLEGEIYHRVLKVLDNIITEGPKVVYQCLPLNIRLNSSRCQHRPDPCCECLKQYLLNQRIVEMNNIENRMIEFTVSETDAIFRYFQFGLVDWYVINEIRNRSMLHSHAFTSLSVLEEMRLSNKKLYKLQQLYIGNLRGDGFISRIKMATYFYYRRRLRYCVPILSLVIKSMESSQEFELCTDEASASDVTEIEGVECIYLTQNKKGFQVSEIVFNPCDKRLIPPDLQDEMGRTKTVNCIRYEGWVFVDSIVYAYYLLIVTLHDMRRYSGIVSLFRRFRKVCTQQPGTIRIFRRDIAERLYNHASMLVWVATKGFTKMPV encoded by the coding sequence ATGTCTGACCCACTTATATCGAGTCAACTGAACGATGTGTTAGACAGCTATGGTCTCTCAAAAATCTTCATTGAATACCGGAGAATAGTAGCTGCCTGTGTCTGTGTTGATATCTCGGAAAGCGGTATCTTCGATGACATACTTATGGTTGTTGTCGGCAGTAAGAGGGATGGATTGTGCAGCTACCATGACACCGCATCAGATTTTGATATACTCGCAATTTTACCTGAAGCGCTGTTCGATGAAGCAAACATGAACTCTGCAAAGCATTTTGTCTCGACTTCAAATAATTTAGAAAATTCTGTGTTTATTTTAGAAACTGGATCACATCATGGATATAAATATCTAAACTGTCTTTCAAATGATAAGAACAAAGATCAGTTTACAATGTTAAGAGGATGTACGTACCTTCTCAACACAGCTACACAAGCGATATTAAATCCAGAATCATCAGCATTTGAAAATCATGGACCCGCGCTgagcaaaatattttcaaatgaagaCGAGTCATTACAATTAGAAGCAGATTTTGTTATGGGTTTACATTGTCCGTCTTTACCGAAAGATTTTGACGAATGGTGTAACAGGAAAAGGAATTACAACTGGCCTCCCTCGTGGATCATAGAGGCTACAAAGAAATATGGGTGTTTTGTAGTCGGTATCGGTCATCCAAACAGTGACACTCATGCCATAGAATGGCGCCTCTCCTTGAGTAAAACGGAATTTCTTCTCACCAGATCATTCAACCATGTCCAGATGAAATGCTACGCTCTAATGAAGTTGGTAATGAAATGGATTATACACCCACAAATGAAGGAACCCCTGAGTTCATATCATGTCAAAACTGTGATGTTCTGGTTGTCTGAGGAAAAGGAGAGACAATTCTGGAGACCAGAAAATCTGGCGTATTGTTTCATGTCTTCTTTCggaaaattgaaaatgtttgttgaaaacaaaaaatgtccAAATTATTTCATCACCGATGTTAATTTATTGGAAGGAAAATTAGAAGGTGAAATTTATCATCGAGTGCTAAAGGTCTTAGATAACATTATCACAGAAGGTCCCAAGGTAGTGTACCAATGTTTACCGCTGAATATTCGTCTGAATTCTTCAAGATGTCAACATCGCCCTGATCCGTGCTGTGAGTGTTTAAAACAATACCTTCTTAACCAACGAATCGTGGAAATGAACAACATTGAAAATAGGATGATAGAGTTTACAGTTTCAGAAACAGATGCTATTTTTCGATATTTTCAGTTTGGCTTGGTAGATTGGTATGTTATCAATGAGATCCGTAATCGTTCTATGCTGCATTCTCATGCTTTCACATCTTTATCCGTTTTGGAAGAAATGCGATTGTCTAATAAAAAACTTTACAAATTACAACAATTATATATCGGAAATCTCCGTGGCGATGGCTTCATTTCCCGGATCAAAATGGCGACGTACTTTTATTATAGAAGACGACTGCGTTATTGTGTCCCTATCTTGTCGTTGGTGATAAAATCAATGGAGTCCAGTCAGGAATTCGAGTTGTGCACTGACGAGGCTAGTGCGAGTGACGTTACGGAAATAGAAGGAGTCGAGTGCATCTATCTCACACAGAACAAAAAAGGATTCCAGGTGTCAGAAATAGTGTTTAATCCGTGTGACAAGCGTCTTATCCCTCCCGACCTTCAGGACGAGATGGGGAGAACAAAAACTGTGAATTGTATCCGCTATGAAGGCTGGGTGTTTGTTGACTCCATAGTATACGCGTACTACCTGCTGATTGTGACGCTACATGACATGCGTAGATACAGTGGCATCGTGTCATTGTTCAGACGGTTCCGCAAAGTCTGCACCCAACAACCTGGCACCATCCGTATTTTCAGGAGAGATATTGCGGAACGTTTATACAACCACGCCTCCATGTTGGTGTGGGTTGCTACCAAAGGTTTCACTAAAATGCCCGTGTGA